A region of Pseudomonas cavernicola DNA encodes the following proteins:
- a CDS encoding glutathione S-transferase codes for MPSMTLFHSPSSPFVRKVMVLLHETGQLDRVALHSVTLSPISPSPDVNASNPAGKIPALRLADGNLLHDSRVIFEYLDQQHVGEPLIPREGPARWRRLTLASLADAILDAAVLIRYETFLRPVEKHWDVWLAAQQDKITRALSQFEEEAIAELTCHFDVAAIGVACALGYLDFRQPELDWRSHYPKLAGWYAEVSQRPSLQATQPPV; via the coding sequence ATGCCGTCGATGACCCTGTTCCACAGCCCCTCCTCCCCCTTCGTGCGCAAGGTGATGGTGCTCTTGCATGAGACCGGCCAGCTTGACCGCGTGGCCTTGCACAGCGTAACGCTGAGTCCGATCAGCCCGAGCCCAGACGTGAATGCCAGCAACCCGGCCGGCAAGATTCCCGCCCTGCGCCTGGCCGATGGCAACCTGTTGCACGACAGCCGGGTGATCTTCGAGTACCTCGACCAGCAACATGTCGGCGAACCGCTGATTCCCCGTGAAGGCCCCGCGCGCTGGCGGCGCCTGACCCTGGCCTCGCTGGCCGATGCGATTCTCGATGCCGCCGTACTGATCCGCTACGAGACCTTTCTGCGCCCGGTAGAAAAACACTGGGACGTTTGGCTGGCCGCGCAGCAGGACAAGATCACCCGCGCCCTCAGCCAGTTCGAAGAAGAAGCCATCGCCGAGCTGACCTGCCATTTCGATGTCGCCGCCATCGGTGTGGCCTGTGCGTTGGGCTACCTGGACTTCCGCCAACCCGAGCTGGACTGGCGCAGCCACTATCCGAAACTGGCCGGCTGGTATGCCGAGGTCAGCCAGCGGCCGTCGTTGCAGGCCACTCAGCCGCCGGTTTGA
- the creD gene encoding cell envelope integrity protein CreD, translating to MNRNLGIKLGVIALLIVLLMIPLLLIGGMVSERQTLRDAVLADIAHSSSGQQQVTGPILVVPYRKTVREWKTHEKSGVRYLEELEERGRLYFLPERFELNGTVATEERSRGIYQARLYHSDNQIGGHFLLPAQYGIRENYADYRFEPAFLSVGISDIRGIESDLKLRLNGTELPFAAGSADRLLANGVHAPLPALDRVNGQRLDFAFSLKLQGTAQLAVTPVGRDTQVQLRSDWPHPSFVGEFLPVQREVTGSGFTAHWQTSFFATNFEEVLDDCVSGGDCQAFNNRDFGVSFIDPVDQYLKTDRAIKYALLFIALTFAGFFLFEVLKRLAVHPVQYGLVGLALALFYLLLLSLSEHLPFATAYGVAATACVLLLGVYLSAVLKSVLRGAGFSTALAVLYGMLYGLLSAEDYALLMGSLLVFGLLACVMVLTRKLDWYGLGKAEAATSCL from the coding sequence ATGAACCGAAACCTTGGCATCAAGCTGGGCGTGATTGCCTTGCTTATTGTGCTGCTGATGATTCCGCTGCTGCTGATCGGCGGCATGGTCAGTGAGCGGCAGACCCTGCGTGATGCTGTGCTGGCGGACATTGCGCACAGCTCCAGCGGGCAGCAGCAAGTCACTGGGCCGATTCTGGTGGTGCCCTACCGCAAGACGGTGCGGGAGTGGAAAACCCATGAGAAGAGCGGCGTGCGCTACCTTGAGGAGCTCGAAGAGCGTGGGCGCCTGTACTTCCTGCCGGAGCGTTTCGAGCTCAACGGCACGGTCGCCACCGAGGAGCGCAGCCGTGGCATTTACCAGGCTCGCCTGTACCACAGCGACAACCAGATCGGCGGCCACTTCCTGTTGCCGGCGCAGTACGGCATTCGCGAGAACTACGCCGATTACCGCTTCGAGCCGGCCTTCCTGAGTGTCGGCATCAGTGATATTCGCGGCATCGAGAGCGACCTCAAGTTGCGCCTGAATGGCACGGAGTTGCCGTTTGCCGCCGGCAGTGCCGACCGCCTGCTGGCCAACGGCGTGCATGCGCCGCTGCCGGCGCTGGACAGGGTCAACGGCCAGCGCCTGGACTTCGCCTTCAGCCTGAAACTGCAAGGCACCGCGCAGTTGGCGGTAACCCCGGTCGGCCGCGATACCCAGGTGCAGTTGCGCTCCGATTGGCCACACCCGAGCTTCGTTGGTGAGTTCCTGCCGGTGCAGCGGGAAGTGACGGGCAGCGGTTTTACCGCGCATTGGCAGACCAGCTTCTTCGCCACCAATTTCGAGGAAGTGTTGGATGACTGCGTCAGCGGCGGCGACTGCCAGGCCTTCAACAACCGCGACTTCGGCGTGAGCTTCATCGATCCGGTGGACCAGTACCTGAAGACCGACCGTGCGATCAAATACGCGCTGTTGTTCATCGCCCTGACTTTCGCCGGCTTCTTCCTCTTCGAGGTGCTCAAGCGTCTGGCGGTGCACCCGGTGCAGTACGGCCTGGTGGGCCTGGCCCTGGCGCTGTTCTACCTGTTGCTGTTGTCGCTGTCCGAGCACTTGCCCTTCGCTACGGCCTACGGGGTGGCCGCCACGGCCTGCGTGCTGCTGCTCGGCGTGTACCTCTCAGCGGTGCTGAAGAGCGTGCTGCGCGGTGCCGGTTTCAGCACTGCCCTGGCCGTGCTCTACGGGATGCTCTACGGCTTGCTCAGTGCCGAGGACTACGCGCTGCTGATGGGTTCGCTGCTGGTCTTCGGCCTGCTGGCCTGTGTGATGGTGCTGACCCGCAAGCTCGACTGGTATGGCCTCGGCAAAGCTGAAGCTGCGACGTCGTGCCTTTAG
- a CDS encoding glutathione S-transferase family protein, giving the protein MSAPLLIVGSYLSPYVRKVLVCLESKGVAYEVDPIVPFFGNDDFGRLSPLRQVPVLVDGELVLNDSTVICQYLEERYPEPALYPADIAQRARARWLEEFADTRMGQVIIWQLFNQLVIRRSVWGKEPDQALLERTYNEDLPAIFDYLEGQLPAQGWLFGTPSIGEISLASFMRNAQFARYQLDVAHWPRLAACMDATLKLPAFGKLTAFEAICARTPIAQQREALLTAGAPISAQTHGRTEPILGVMSRG; this is encoded by the coding sequence ATGAGCGCGCCCCTACTGATCGTTGGTTCCTATCTATCGCCTTATGTGCGCAAGGTGCTGGTCTGCCTAGAGAGCAAGGGCGTGGCCTACGAGGTCGACCCGATAGTGCCGTTCTTCGGTAACGACGACTTCGGCCGCCTCAGCCCGCTGCGCCAGGTGCCGGTGCTGGTGGACGGCGAGCTGGTGCTGAACGACTCCACGGTGATCTGCCAGTACCTGGAGGAGCGCTACCCCGAGCCTGCGCTCTATCCGGCGGACATCGCCCAACGCGCTCGGGCCCGCTGGCTGGAGGAATTCGCCGACACGCGGATGGGCCAGGTGATCATCTGGCAACTGTTCAACCAGTTGGTGATCCGGCGTTCGGTGTGGGGCAAGGAGCCGGATCAGGCGCTGCTCGAGCGCACCTATAACGAAGACCTGCCGGCCATCTTCGACTATCTCGAGGGCCAGTTGCCGGCGCAGGGTTGGCTGTTCGGTACGCCGTCGATCGGCGAGATCAGCCTTGCCAGCTTCATGCGTAACGCCCAATTCGCCCGTTATCAACTGGACGTCGCGCATTGGCCGAGGCTGGCTGCCTGCATGGATGCGACCCTGAAACTGCCGGCGTTCGGCAAGCTGACTGCCTTCGAGGCGATCTGCGCGCGCACGCCGATTGCCCAGCAACGTGAGGCCCTGCTTACGGCTGGCGCCCCCATCAGTGCGCAGACTCATGGCCGCACCGAGCCGATTCTCGGGGTGATGAGCCGCGGCTAA